GGATTTGCTTCAGACCATTTGCCTAATTTGTATACTTCTTCAAGGACAATTTTTACTAGTTCAGGGTTTTCTTTAACAAAACTACGTGCAGCTAACCAGTAGCCCCCTTGGGTTGAAAGCCCTTTAGCATTGCGGAGAATCCGAACTTTTTCTGTTTTCTGAAATATAGCCAGGTGAGGATCTCCTAATACAGCTGCATCAATACTCTTACGCAATAACGCTGCACGAGTTTCCGGTGCTATAAGGTTGAGATGTTTGACATCTTTTAGTTCTAGTCCTCCTTCCTGCAAAGCTTTAACCACAAAGTACTGACTAGCAGTAGCTCTTTGAAAGGCGATTTGCTTACCTTTTAAATCAGCTATAGTCTTGATCGGAGAGTCTTCTGGTACTACGATCGCCGAACCCTCGCCAGTACCCGGTATAGTATTAGCAAGCAAAACAAAAGGAATACCACTCGCTTGGGCAAAGATCGGTGGAGTTTCACCAACAGCACCAATATCCAAACTGCCCACATTTACTGCTTCTAAAAGCTGTGGCCCGGCGGTAAATTGTGCCCACTCTACCTTAATACCCAATGGATTCAAGCGTTTCTCTAAAACTTGTCTCGATCTAGTTATATCCGCAGCAGTAAAATACCCTATTCGTAACACCTTCGTCTTAATACCACTAGAAGCGGCGACGGCAGCTTTCTCTGGTGTATTCGGTGTCTTACAACTAACTAGAGTCGTGGATAGGGTAAAAACTCCAGCCATTAATAATATTAAAAAGTTGCGTTTTTTAGCTACCATAATGTGATGACAATTTTCTGATGTTTAAGGTTTACTGTAAATGCTTAGGCTTAACTTCCGAAGGGGTAAAAGCAGCACAATATGTGCCCTTTGCACTACTGGCAATTGGTTAGAAACAAATGAAACTTTTAGCTGATAAATTTAATTAAGCAGCTTTGAAAACAGTGCATAATCTCGACCAGATTTTAATCTACGAAAAGTCAATCGAGTTACAGTATTTTACTAATTGCACGGATACTATCATAGACTTCTGGAAGAATCAAGCAGCAAATACAGGCAGACTTGACAGGAGAAATGTCAATACGGTTCGGTTAAGTAAGGTTTTTTGATGAAAATTATAGAGCGCAAAGATCCGATAAATCGCTGTCAAGGGACTGACAAATAAAAAAATATCCAATTAACTCCTGTGGGATGGGCATCTTGCCTGCCATATAAACTAGGCAGGCAAGATGCCCACCCCACAATATTGGATAATTTATTTCTTGGAGTTTCCCAAGACGAAAGACTGATTATTGTAAAGACGACGATTCATTGCGTCTCTTGCCTTAAGCGAACAGTTCTTAAGTAAATCGGCGCAATAAAAGCAAACTGTGTGGAGAAAAGTAAATAAGGCTAAAACCCCTTTTCTCTCTGCCCCCCTGTCTTATCCCAACGATAATTATTTACACCAACCTATTTATCCAAGTTGTGTGGTTAAAAGGCAACAGCTTGGGCTGTACCAGTCAAATGAATTATGGTATAGGTTTGTGTTTGCCCCTGGTTAAATTTAGGGATCACAGAAAAGCGGTTTGTTGTTGTAATTCCCTTAGTTTCAACTGTGGCTGATTGGCTGTTTCCAAGGTTTACACGGGGTACGATCAAAGTAAACGAAGTATTGCCAGTATCTACTGTCTGGCGGATAGTTACGGTTACTAGTGTACCAATTTCTGTTTCTACAGTACGGATCTGCTCATTACCTGTAAAGTTTAATGTCTGTTCCTTATCTTTATAGGTAAAAAGGGGCTTGCCAGTAAAGCTTGTGGTTGAGTAAGTAACGCTGACATTTTTCCCTTGTAACTGATACAAGTCTGGTACTGCTTCTGAGGCTTTAGCTGATAATACAGGTATTGCCGTTAACAGCATACCTAACGTAAACGATCCAATTAAGTTTCTTGTTTGCATATCTCAAAAAGTTATTGCTAGTTTGACAGAGATACCTGCCCTAATGGCGTGACAACAGGTATCAAACTAATGTTAAAAGGGGATATTCGGAAAATCGTGTCAAATGGAATACATTGTAAAGGTTGTTAATATACTTGCAATAATTACTGAATTTCTGTAAAAATTTTATCTATAAATATTATTATCATCAGTATATTTGATGATGTCAATCCAGCTACCATCTCAATTAACTAGATAATTTGCTCAAGCAACTTGTTCAAGGTAGGCAAACTTCCGCCACAGTGTACGAGTAACTTGAGTTAGATTTAGATGTTGAAATACCCTTTGGGGTTTTATTTAAAAATTGGAAATTTTGCATTGCTTATGAAACGGCGCTCATACATGCTTATAGGATTTTTTCTCAGCCTTCTCTTAACTATCGTGCCTTTTTCGGGCAATTTTACTAATGCTGCAACACCAACAGCAGTTACACCTGTATCTGCTCTCTCATTCACCCAAGGGGTACAAAAAACCTTATTGGACAATGGCTTAACAGTATTAACAAAGGAAGTTCATACTGCTCCAGTGGTGAGTGTGCAAGTTTGGTATAAAGTTGGTTCACGCAACGAGGTTAAGGGAGAGAATGGCATTTCTCACCAGCTAGAACATTTGATGTTCAAAGGTACAACTGACCGTCCAGTACAGTTTGGACGGCTGTTTAGTGCTTTGGGTAGCCAGTTCAATGCTTTTACTAGTTACGACGAAACAGTTTACTTTGGCACAGTGCAGCGAGACAAATTGGAAGCACTGCTGACACTGGAAGCTGATCGCATGAAAAATTCCTTAGTTGGGACTGAGCAACTCACCAGTGAAAAGCGGGTGGTGATTTCCGAGTTACAGGGGTACGAAAATTCACCAGGCTATCGTCTAGATCGGGAAGTGATGCGAGCTGCTTTTCCTAATCGAGCCTACGGCTTATCGGTGGGAGGCACAAAAGCTGATGTCGAGAAATTCACGGTAGAGCAGGTGCGGAATTATTACCAAACCTACTACAGCCCAGAAAATGCCACCTTAGTGATTACTGGGGATTTTGCCACAGAACCAGCACTCAAAGTTGTAAAAGAAACTTTTGGCAAGTTATCACAACGAGCAAAAAAGGACACAGTACTTGATAATGCCTCGGCATCTTCTGCCCTCGCCGACGCTTCCCCATCTACACCTGTTGCTAAAAAAGCACCGATTGTCCTCAAGCAACCTGGAAGTGCTGCACTATTGCAAGCAGTGTATCCTCTGCCAGATATTAAACATCCTGATGTCCCAGCAATTGATGTGATGGATGCTATTCTCACAGGTGGGCGTAGTTCTCGGCTTTATCAGGCTTTGGTGGAATCTGGACTTGCCAGTTCAGTGAGTGGTGGTGCTGCCGAACTTATCGAACCAGGTTGGTATCAAATTGATGCTACGGCGGCTCCAGGTCAAGAGTTGGGGAAAATTGCTCAGGTACTCCAGGAATCTTTAGCAAAATTGCAACAACAGCCTGTCACCTCAGAAGAGTTGAACCGAGCAAAGACGCAGCTACAAGCCTCATATATTTTGGGGAACCAAGATATTACTAGTCAAGCTAATCAACTGGGGTATAACCAAACGATCGCAGGAGATTATCGTTTTATTGAAAAATATCTGGCTGCGATCGCAAAAGTCACCCCTGCTCAAGTCCAGAAAGCTGCCAAAACTTACCTCAATCCGGCTCAACAAACTATCGGCTTTTTTGAGCCGACTCAACCAGATGGTAAACCAGGAAGTTCTAGCGCTGGTTCTGGACGCACGGTGGAAAATTTCAGCCCTGGTAAACCTGTAGATCCGGCAGAACTGGCGAAATATCTGCCACCTGCGACATCAGAAACAGATTCAGCTAAACAATCATTACCAGAAGAGTTTACCTTAAAGAATGGTTTGAAGGTTTTGCTGTTAAGCGATCGCAACCTTCCCACCATTAACCTGAGTGGACAAATTAACGCTGGGACTGAATTTGACGGCAATCAAAAAGCTGGATTAGCGAATTTAACTGCAAGCAACTTAATGAATGGGACAAAGACTAAAAATGCTCTGACTCTAGCAAAAACTTTAGAAGACCTGGGAGCCGGTTTGAGCTTCAGTGCTAGCCGTGAGGGAACTAGCGTCAGTGGTGAGGGACTTTCAGCAAATCTGCCAATATTGATTCAAACTCTGGCAGATGTATTAGAAAACGCCACTTTCCCAGCCGATCAGTTAGAACTAAGTCGCCAAAGAGCGTTGACAAGTTTAAAAGTCCAGCTAGATGACCCTAGAGGGTTGGGAAGACAAGTATTCCAGCAGGCAATTTACCCTGAAAACCATCCGTTCCACAGCTTTCCGACAGCCGAGAGTTTAAAGACTATTACTCGTGATGATTTGCTTGGCTTCTACAAGACACACTACCGACCAGATACCACAACGATCGCTTTAGTTGGAGACTTTGAGCCAGCTAAGGTAAAA
This Nostoc sp. C052 DNA region includes the following protein-coding sequences:
- a CDS encoding pitrilysin family protein produces the protein MKRRSYMLIGFFLSLLLTIVPFSGNFTNAATPTAVTPVSALSFTQGVQKTLLDNGLTVLTKEVHTAPVVSVQVWYKVGSRNEVKGENGISHQLEHLMFKGTTDRPVQFGRLFSALGSQFNAFTSYDETVYFGTVQRDKLEALLTLEADRMKNSLVGTEQLTSEKRVVISELQGYENSPGYRLDREVMRAAFPNRAYGLSVGGTKADVEKFTVEQVRNYYQTYYSPENATLVITGDFATEPALKVVKETFGKLSQRAKKDTVLDNASASSALADASPSTPVAKKAPIVLKQPGSAALLQAVYPLPDIKHPDVPAIDVMDAILTGGRSSRLYQALVESGLASSVSGGAAELIEPGWYQIDATAAPGQELGKIAQVLQESLAKLQQQPVTSEELNRAKTQLQASYILGNQDITSQANQLGYNQTIAGDYRFIEKYLAAIAKVTPAQVQKAAKTYLNPAQQTIGFFEPTQPDGKPGSSSAGSGRTVENFSPGKPVDPAELAKYLPPATSETDSAKQSLPEEFTLKNGLKVLLLSDRNLPTINLSGQINAGTEFDGNQKAGLANLTASNLMNGTKTKNALTLAKTLEDLGAGLSFSASREGTSVSGEGLSANLPILIQTLADVLENATFPADQLELSRQRALTSLKVQLDDPRGLGRQVFQQAIYPENHPFHSFPTAESLKTITRDDLLGFYKTHYRPDTTTIALVGDFEPAKVKALLNQVFGKWQATGKPPVLKIQSVPLPQTLTRLNKVIPGKSEAVTYIGYSGISRKDPRYYAALVLNQILGGDTLSSRLGTEVRDRQGLTYGIYSGFAAGINPGPFLIQMQTAPGDAQKAIASTLALLKQLREQGVTEAEFNTAKRSITNSYPVDLANPSDVSSIILDNAVLGLSRSEIREFPQRIQAVTMADIQKAIEDLIKPENLVIVTTGPGDAVTKGG
- a CDS encoding aliphatic sulfonate ABC transporter substrate-binding protein, encoding MVAKKRNFLILLMAGVFTLSTTLVSCKTPNTPEKAAVAASSGIKTKVLRIGYFTAADITRSRQVLEKRLNPLGIKVEWAQFTAGPQLLEAVNVGSLDIGAVGETPPIFAQASGIPFVLLANTIPGTGEGSAIVVPEDSPIKTIADLKGKQIAFQRATASQYFVVKALQEGGLELKDVKHLNLIAPETRAALLRKSIDAAVLGDPHLAIFQKTEKVRILRNAKGLSTQGGYWLAARSFVKENPELVKIVLEEVYKLGKWSEANPREVAKIIGRDAKLDLPTLETMVKRRRFGLRPITDRVIAGQQEISDLFYKQKFITKKINVKDVTLTPEEYAAIIPPEIKP